One genomic region from Halococcus qingdaonensis encodes:
- a CDS encoding NAD(P)/FAD-dependent oxidoreductase, whose amino-acid sequence MRIAVLGAGYAGLTLARQLEKELPESAELVVVNDRPDHLVQHELHRVVRRPALADEITVALDDALDRATVRVARVTDVDHEQGVAELDDGQLEYDVAAVCLGAETAFHDLPGVEEQATPLKRLPDAARIREEFLDLDAGGRVVVGGAGLSGVQVAGELTALAREEGIDREVLLLERLDSVTPNFPAAFQEAVREELESRGVVVRTGRAVERATDETIECEHETIDYDQFLWTGGIRGPGALSGERPIVSDTLELGGDTFVVGDAGRVTDADGAAVPASAAAAVREAHSVAGSIVDIVEHDGSTEMFDPRPERFRFDAPGWLVSVGDGAVAQVGPTVFRGTAAKAMKTTVGAGYLSSVGAIANAADLVREELASD is encoded by the coding sequence ATGCGAATCGCCGTTCTCGGGGCCGGCTATGCCGGTCTCACGCTGGCCCGTCAGTTGGAGAAGGAGCTTCCGGAGTCGGCCGAACTGGTCGTCGTCAACGACCGGCCGGACCACCTCGTCCAGCACGAACTCCACAGAGTGGTTCGCCGGCCGGCGCTCGCCGACGAGATCACGGTCGCGCTCGACGACGCCCTCGACCGTGCGACCGTCCGCGTCGCGCGCGTCACGGACGTCGACCACGAACAGGGTGTCGCCGAGCTCGACGACGGCCAACTGGAGTACGACGTCGCGGCGGTCTGTCTCGGTGCCGAGACGGCCTTTCACGACCTGCCCGGCGTTGAGGAGCAGGCCACGCCGCTCAAACGACTACCCGACGCTGCCCGCATCCGCGAGGAGTTCCTCGATCTCGATGCCGGCGGCCGGGTCGTCGTCGGCGGTGCGGGGCTCTCGGGCGTGCAGGTGGCGGGCGAGCTGACCGCGCTCGCGCGCGAGGAGGGGATCGACCGCGAAGTGCTCCTGCTCGAACGCCTCGACAGCGTCACGCCGAACTTCCCGGCGGCATTCCAAGAGGCGGTCCGCGAGGAGCTCGAAAGCCGTGGCGTGGTCGTGCGGACGGGACGGGCCGTCGAGCGCGCTACCGACGAGACGATCGAGTGCGAGCACGAGACGATCGACTACGACCAGTTCCTCTGGACCGGCGGCATCCGCGGACCGGGCGCACTCTCCGGCGAGCGACCGATCGTCTCCGACACGCTCGAACTCGGCGGCGACACGTTCGTCGTCGGCGACGCCGGGCGAGTCACGGACGCCGACGGGGCGGCGGTGCCCGCGAGCGCTGCGGCGGCCGTGCGCGAGGCACACAGCGTCGCCGGGAGCATCGTCGATATCGTCGAGCACGACGGGTCGACCGAGATGTTCGACCCGCGGCCGGAGCGATTCAGGTTCGACGCGCCGGGCTGGCTCGTCAGCGTCGGCGACGGCGCGGTGGCGCAGGTCGGGCCGACCGTCTTCCGCGGAACGGCGGCGAAAGCGATGAAGACCACGGTCGGCGCGGGCTATCTCTCTTCGGTCGGCGCGATCGCGAACGCCGCCGATCTCGTTCGCGAGGAGCTGGCGAGCGACTAA
- a CDS encoding DUF7319 domain-containing protein, which produces MADSRPTADEGDERAGESGTDADSRAAVGEEADTGNEAESAATDADAADSTDQLRQRVEETYDFDDFGPTDMAQMSADEWDAAFDADSWITGDALLARVEADLRNRIAERDVFARLEGVEDGLLAYSDEGYAVVYPDGSVEGRGTVLRDVKPTVALCSMDEYDVAEPPEGELLPEPSAVPEGGGELGNWMLQLVAAAQLLAGLGLIVAWVFFPVETLFAPVAGIVFVLFAILLFVQVANARLSDKFRSEEYRDRLRAVGIGSDERPDFLPERYREPADASAVEGTDDDPQTDELDDSASSV; this is translated from the coding sequence ATGGCCGACTCCCGACCCACGGCGGACGAGGGAGACGAGCGAGCAGGTGAGAGCGGCACCGACGCCGACAGCCGCGCCGCTGTCGGCGAGGAAGCCGACACCGGGAACGAGGCCGAATCCGCAGCGACCGACGCGGACGCGGCTGACTCGACCGATCAGCTCCGCCAGCGGGTCGAGGAGACGTACGACTTCGACGATTTCGGGCCGACCGACATGGCCCAGATGAGCGCCGACGAGTGGGACGCGGCCTTCGACGCCGACTCGTGGATCACCGGTGACGCACTTCTCGCGCGCGTCGAGGCCGATCTCAGAAATCGCATCGCCGAGCGGGACGTGTTCGCCAGGCTCGAAGGTGTCGAGGACGGCCTGCTCGCCTACTCCGACGAGGGCTACGCCGTCGTCTACCCCGACGGGAGCGTCGAGGGGCGTGGCACCGTGCTGCGGGACGTCAAACCGACCGTCGCGCTCTGTTCGATGGACGAATACGATGTCGCCGAACCACCGGAAGGGGAGCTGCTGCCGGAGCCGTCGGCAGTCCCTGAGGGTGGCGGCGAGCTCGGTAACTGGATGCTCCAGCTCGTCGCCGCCGCCCAGCTACTGGCCGGGCTCGGACTCATCGTCGCGTGGGTGTTCTTCCCCGTCGAGACGCTGTTCGCGCCGGTCGCTGGGATCGTGTTCGTCCTCTTCGCGATCCTGTTGTTCGTCCAGGTGGCGAACGCGCGGCTCTCCGACAAGTTCCGTTCGGAGGAGTATCGCGACCGGCTGCGGGCGGTCGGTATCGGCTCCGACGAGCGCCCCGACTTCCTCCCCGAGCGCTACCGCGAGCCGGCCGACGCCTCCGCCGTCGAGGGTACCGACGACGACCCACAGACGGACGAACTGGACGACTCGGCCTCCTCCGTCTGA
- a CDS encoding plastocyanin/azurin family copper-binding protein: protein MNRRDFLLAASAAAGGSAAASGTAAAQQGNASGGGGGNASGGGGNASGGGNQSGGGNQSAGGGGGGGGGPTKTVKVGPGGSLKFEPETLSLPTGGKVKFVWESSGHNVSPSNGDWGHEPIEDKGFSYTTPAFQEAGAQEYVCTPHESAGMVGTIEVGSSGGGSGGGGGEEEPSPEEMGVPFQAHFVGIATILMMVLSLVYTFFVVKYGESPNAKGGD from the coding sequence ATGAACAGGCGGGATTTTCTGCTGGCAGCAAGCGCCGCGGCAGGTGGTTCGGCCGCCGCCAGCGGGACCGCCGCCGCACAGCAGGGCAATGCGTCCGGCGGTGGCGGCGGGAACGCGTCCGGCGGGGGTGGCAACGCCTCCGGCGGTGGCAACCAGAGCGGTGGCGGCAATCAGAGCGCCGGCGGGGGCGGTGGGGGCGGCGGTGGCCCGACGAAGACGGTGAAGGTCGGCCCCGGCGGCTCGCTGAAGTTCGAACCCGAGACGCTCTCGCTCCCGACGGGCGGGAAGGTGAAGTTCGTCTGGGAGTCGAGCGGTCACAACGTGAGCCCGAGCAACGGCGACTGGGGCCACGAGCCGATCGAGGACAAGGGGTTCAGCTACACCACGCCGGCCTTCCAGGAAGCCGGCGCTCAGGAGTACGTCTGCACGCCACACGAGTCGGCAGGGATGGTCGGCACCATCGAAGTCGGATCGAGCGGTGGCGGCAGCGGTGGTGGCGGTGGGGAGGAAGAACCGAGCCCCGAGGAGATGGGCGTGCCGTTCCAAGCGCACTTCGTCGGGATAGCCACCATCCTGATGATGGTGCTCTCGCTGGTCTACACGTTTTTCGTCGTGAAATACGGCGAATCACCGAACGCGAAGGGAGGTGACTGA
- a CDS encoding SLC13 family permease yields MSRFSIVNLPSRETTAGRLLLFAIAIAGTALIANAPTPAALSIRGQYAIATTFFAGTLWVTGALPLPVTALSIPVLLTAFGVYDDIDPALTGFADHLIFLFIAGFMIANALQKYNIDRRIALWMMARLGSSARLLILAIMLATAFLSMWVSNTATTAMMTPIALGVLAQVIGRDEIQDQDDEAASFSNMQIATLLGTAYGASVGGVGTLIGTPPNAVVAAQLASLSNYSLTFFDWLLVGMPVVIITLPIVWYVLTFVLYPPEVSDVSEARAQAEEYLEEEGSLSARGRRVAWIFAITAGLWVVGGLDILFEGVLPPRVFTTLFGGDGPTIFGVSGHQGLLYYVMVGLYAIPALVLADTVEWDDLVDIDWGTILLFGGGISLADAFAETGATEWLADTIFGSLANQPAVLVIGVVVVLVIFLTEMTSNTATSTIIVPLLIGTGGVFASTFGITSVEAGIVLAVSGAIAASFAFALPVATPPNAIVFGSGRMKQSHMMRAGVVLNLLMTAVLTVLIILLFRFVWPIVLF; encoded by the coding sequence ATGTCCCGGTTTTCCATCGTGAACCTTCCGAGCCGAGAGACGACCGCTGGACGGCTGTTGCTGTTCGCCATCGCCATCGCCGGGACGGCGCTGATCGCCAACGCGCCGACGCCCGCCGCGCTCTCGATCCGAGGCCAGTACGCCATCGCCACCACTTTCTTCGCGGGGACGCTCTGGGTGACGGGCGCGCTGCCCCTGCCCGTGACGGCGCTGTCGATACCCGTGCTCCTCACCGCGTTCGGGGTCTACGACGACATCGACCCGGCGCTCACGGGCTTCGCCGACCACCTCATCTTCCTCTTCATCGCGGGCTTCATGATCGCCAACGCGCTCCAGAAGTACAACATCGACCGTCGCATCGCGCTCTGGATGATGGCTCGACTCGGCTCCTCGGCCCGTCTGCTGATCCTCGCCATCATGCTCGCGACCGCCTTCCTCTCGATGTGGGTCTCGAACACGGCGACGACGGCGATGATGACCCCGATCGCGCTGGGGGTGCTCGCCCAGGTCATCGGTCGCGACGAGATCCAGGACCAGGACGACGAGGCGGCCTCGTTCTCGAACATGCAGATCGCCACCCTCCTGGGAACGGCCTACGGCGCGAGCGTCGGCGGCGTCGGGACGCTCATCGGGACGCCGCCGAACGCAGTGGTCGCCGCCCAGCTCGCCTCGCTGTCGAACTACAGCCTCACCTTCTTCGACTGGCTGCTCGTCGGCATGCCGGTCGTGATCATCACGCTGCCGATCGTCTGGTACGTCCTCACCTTCGTGCTCTACCCACCCGAAGTCTCGGACGTGAGCGAGGCCAGAGCACAGGCCGAAGAGTATCTCGAAGAGGAGGGTTCGTTGAGCGCACGCGGGCGGCGCGTGGCGTGGATCTTCGCCATCACGGCCGGGCTGTGGGTTGTCGGCGGGCTCGACATCCTCTTCGAGGGCGTGCTCCCGCCGCGCGTGTTCACGACGCTGTTCGGTGGCGACGGCCCGACGATCTTCGGTGTTTCGGGCCATCAGGGGCTACTTTACTACGTGATGGTCGGACTGTACGCGATCCCGGCGCTCGTGCTCGCCGACACCGTCGAGTGGGACGATCTCGTCGACATCGACTGGGGGACGATCCTCCTGTTCGGCGGCGGCATCTCGCTCGCCGACGCGTTCGCCGAGACCGGCGCGACCGAGTGGCTCGCCGACACGATCTTCGGCTCGTTGGCGAACCAGCCCGCCGTTCTCGTCATCGGGGTCGTCGTCGTGTTGGTGATCTTCCTCACCGAGATGACGAGCAACACCGCCACCTCGACGATCATCGTCCCGCTGCTCATCGGTACCGGCGGCGTGTTCGCGTCGACCTTCGGGATCACGTCGGTCGAGGCCGGGATCGTCCTCGCGGTCAGCGGCGCGATCGCGGCGAGTTTCGCGTTCGCGCTCCCGGTGGCGACGCCGCCGAACGCCATCGTCTTCGGCAGCGGTCGGATGAAACAGTCACATATGATGCGTGCCGGAGTGGTGCTCAATCTGTTGATGACGGCCGTTCTCACCGTCCTGATCATCCTGCTGTTCCGGTTCGTCTGGCCGATCGTCCTGTTCTGA
- a CDS encoding ubiquinol-cytochrome c reductase iron-sulfur subunit: MPEDEDSYPAESGRRRFVKGVVGASALGATGITGATGIKYATTSSGSGGGATQYFGIENTAGPAPRGMPQIPVEIDSDGYLKGVWPEVETKTVDNEEVKVAETQLGGITYSSEWFQYCGVQTYAGIAPDADQDNFFRVSESASTSYDWMSDLSAGDKLKVSDFDDYESWGNDIGKDGLGKPAMGRWRSEDLPPQETAPIQILRSTRIEDLAKESDHPEWIKASTEKGFIAWLNKCTHFCCVPGFKSSAQSAKFGGANDVYCPCHQSVYDPFNPVKLQFTSLPRPEDSGESGGSSGSSGGESSA, from the coding sequence ATGCCAGAAGACGAAGACAGCTATCCGGCTGAATCGGGACGCAGACGGTTCGTGAAGGGCGTCGTCGGTGCATCGGCGCTCGGAGCGACCGGCATCACCGGTGCGACCGGGATCAAATACGCCACCACCTCCTCGGGCTCCGGTGGTGGGGCGACGCAGTATTTCGGTATCGAGAACACTGCCGGCCCGGCACCACGCGGGATGCCACAGATACCGGTCGAGATCGACTCGGACGGCTATCTGAAGGGCGTCTGGCCGGAGGTGGAGACGAAGACGGTCGACAACGAGGAGGTGAAGGTCGCGGAGACGCAGCTCGGCGGCATCACCTACTCCAGCGAGTGGTTCCAGTACTGTGGCGTCCAGACGTACGCTGGCATCGCGCCCGACGCCGATCAGGACAACTTCTTCCGCGTCTCCGAGTCGGCCTCGACGAGCTACGACTGGATGAGCGATCTGAGCGCCGGTGACAAGCTCAAGGTCAGCGACTTCGACGATTACGAGTCGTGGGGCAACGACATCGGCAAGGACGGACTCGGCAAGCCGGCGATGGGTCGCTGGCGATCGGAGGATCTCCCGCCCCAGGAGACGGCCCCGATACAGATCCTCCGGAGCACGCGCATCGAGGATCTCGCGAAGGAGAGCGACCACCCCGAGTGGATCAAGGCGAGTACCGAGAAGGGGTTCATCGCGTGGCTGAACAAGTGTACCCACTTCTGCTGTGTGCCAGGGTTCAAGTCCTCGGCTCAGAGCGCGAAGTTCGGCGGCGCGAACGACGTCTACTGTCCCTGCCACCAGTCGGTGTACGACCCGTTCAACCCCGTGAAGCTTCAGTTCACCTCGCTCCCGCGACCGGAGGATAGTGGGGAAAGCGGCGGTAGTAGTGGCAGTAGCGGCGGGGAGAGCAGCGCATGA
- a CDS encoding CoA-binding protein: MPVTDDDELRAILDHETVAVVGCSSTPGKDAHEIPRYLREHGYEVIPVNPHADEIFDREAYDSLADVDEEIDIVDVFRPSDEVSGIVDAALDRDDAPVIWTQLGIRAEAATERAEADGRQVVEDRCMKVEHQRLC; encoded by the coding sequence ATGCCAGTCACTGACGACGACGAGCTCCGCGCGATCCTCGATCACGAGACGGTGGCGGTCGTCGGCTGTTCGTCGACGCCGGGCAAGGACGCCCACGAGATCCCGCGCTACCTCCGCGAGCACGGCTACGAAGTGATCCCGGTGAACCCCCACGCCGACGAGATTTTCGATCGCGAGGCGTACGACTCGCTCGCCGACGTGGACGAAGAGATCGACATCGTCGACGTGTTTCGGCCGAGCGACGAGGTGAGCGGGATCGTCGATGCGGCGCTCGACCGCGACGACGCGCCCGTCATCTGGACACAGCTCGGTATTCGCGCCGAGGCGGCGACCGAACGCGCCGAGGCGGATGGCCGGCAGGTCGTCGAGGATCGCTGTATGAAAGTCGAACACCAGCGACTCTGCTGA
- a CDS encoding DUF5798 family protein, with protein MGLGNTAKKLQRVADMAETLYEKVDELRSQVNEVKAHVETTSERVERIERDLDDQRAILNALAREQDIDVDSLLAGAAIEEAEPGHASDAGSTTDDADGTTATGE; from the coding sequence ATGGGACTCGGCAACACGGCGAAGAAGCTCCAGCGGGTGGCCGACATGGCCGAAACGCTCTACGAGAAGGTCGACGAACTTCGCTCGCAGGTCAACGAGGTCAAGGCACACGTCGAGACGACGAGCGAGCGCGTCGAGCGTATCGAACGCGATCTCGACGACCAGCGCGCCATCCTGAATGCGCTGGCGCGCGAGCAGGACATCGACGTCGATTCACTGCTCGCCGGAGCGGCCATCGAGGAGGCCGAACCCGGCCACGCGAGCGACGCCGGATCGACGACCGACGACGCCGACGGAACGACTGCGACTGGAGAATAG
- a CDS encoding DUF7318 family protein, with protein MSTSGSTYGDIHRYEPARESTAAAVAIVLLTIVEVVFVGLFAYGLINGWGTREVGNMYLGAVLAVVFVDLAFVLLLYRKEFLPDVMIVKKRRRKWEDLYIREEQMEGTSMAGGGMWDSVKRAVYPYYKK; from the coding sequence ATGTCAACGTCAGGTAGTACCTACGGCGATATTCACCGCTACGAGCCGGCCAGAGAGAGCACCGCCGCGGCCGTCGCCATCGTGTTGCTCACCATCGTCGAGGTGGTGTTCGTCGGTCTGTTCGCCTACGGACTGATCAACGGCTGGGGGACCAGGGAGGTCGGCAACATGTATCTCGGCGCGGTGTTGGCGGTCGTCTTCGTCGACCTCGCGTTCGTCCTCCTGCTCTACCGCAAGGAGTTCCTCCCGGACGTGATGATCGTCAAGAAACGCCGGCGCAAGTGGGAGGACCTCTACATCCGTGAGGAGCAGATGGAGGGGACGAGCATGGCCGGTGGCGGGATGTGGGACAGTGTGAAACGAGCGGTCTATCCGTACTACAAGAAATAA
- a CDS encoding DUF7321 family protein has translation MFGLTDATVATIVAILVTASFPCFLYGAWIMIDTEKVTWGVLVYHLKFIVTGLTLTTVPLLVWMLPRLFGQLGGASALHAFLGLQAYALLAFAFTGIVRIFRAKRKYNLYHDYDEDVLLSEIGSDRMDHWRNRLRIGVFGYVIFWLLAYLVGIARFAFAYFL, from the coding sequence ATGTTCGGGCTGACCGACGCGACGGTGGCGACGATCGTCGCGATACTGGTCACGGCGAGCTTTCCCTGCTTTCTCTACGGCGCGTGGATCATGATCGACACCGAGAAGGTGACGTGGGGCGTGCTCGTCTACCATCTCAAGTTCATCGTCACCGGACTGACGCTCACGACCGTGCCGCTGCTGGTCTGGATGCTCCCCCGCCTGTTCGGCCAGCTCGGCGGCGCGTCCGCCCTGCACGCCTTTCTCGGACTGCAAGCCTACGCGCTGCTCGCCTTCGCCTTCACGGGGATCGTCCGCATCTTCCGAGCGAAACGGAAATACAACCTCTATCACGATTACGACGAGGACGTGCTGCTCTCGGAGATCGGCTCCGACCGGATGGATCACTGGCGGAACCGGCTGCGCATCGGCGTCTTCGGCTACGTGATCTTCTGGCTGCTGGCCTATCTCGTCGGCATCGCTCGCTTCGCGTTCGCCTATTTCCTCTGA
- a CDS encoding cytochrome b, whose amino-acid sequence MSLERPDEHDHAGWMEQKELTPIESTYLTVLMWLDKRLRIVDYLEVLENLYYKVNLQMPKSHTEQYNLDNKFWYWYPLYALGSFSTIAYVVAALSGALLGFYYAPSTAGDPSAAYNALTMIMTDLNFGFFLRSLHRWAAQVMTAAVFLHMLRVYFTGAYKEPRELNWILGIVLISLTMVFGYTGYLLTWDQLAYWAGQIGVEMSLSIPLIGEWVAQLIFGGFALGQATLMRMYLLHVFLLPFVVTSLIAVHIGIVWMQGIAEPH is encoded by the coding sequence ATGAGCCTCGAACGCCCCGACGAACACGATCACGCGGGCTGGATGGAGCAGAAAGAGCTGACACCGATCGAGAGCACGTATCTCACGGTGTTGATGTGGCTCGACAAGCGCCTGCGCATCGTCGACTATCTCGAAGTGCTGGAGAACCTCTACTACAAGGTCAACCTCCAGATGCCGAAGAGCCACACCGAGCAGTACAACCTCGACAACAAGTTCTGGTACTGGTATCCACTCTACGCGCTCGGGAGTTTCTCGACGATCGCGTACGTCGTCGCCGCGCTCTCGGGCGCGCTGCTCGGGTTCTACTACGCACCGTCGACCGCCGGCGATCCGTCGGCGGCTTACAACGCGCTGACGATGATCATGACCGATCTCAACTTCGGCTTTTTCCTCCGGAGTCTCCATCGGTGGGCGGCACAGGTGATGACCGCCGCCGTCTTCCTGCACATGCTGCGGGTGTATTTCACCGGCGCGTACAAGGAGCCGCGCGAGCTCAACTGGATCCTCGGCATCGTCCTGATCAGCCTGACGATGGTGTTCGGCTACACGGGCTATCTGCTGACGTGGGATCAGCTCGCCTACTGGGCGGGCCAGATCGGCGTCGAGATGAGCCTCTCGATCCCGCTGATCGGCGAGTGGGTCGCCCAGCTGATCTTCGGCGGGTTCGCACTCGGCCAGGCGACGCTCATGCGGATGTATCTGTTACACGTCTTCCTGTTGCCGTTCGTCGTGACGTCGCTGATCGCCGTCCACATCGGGATCGTTTGGATGCAGGGGATCGCGGAGCCACACTAG
- the mvaD gene encoding phosphomevalonate decarboxylase MvaD: protein MKATARAHPIQGLVKYHGMRDDELRLPYHDSISVCTAPSSTTTTVAFDESLDEDRYVIDGETVDGRGRERIEAVVSHVRERAGISKHVRFESENDFPTNVGFGSSSSGFAAAARALCAAAELDLSLPEISTVARRGSASAARAVTGGFSDLHAGLNDTDCRSERIESGLEDDLRIVSALVPAYKETEEAHREAADSHMFEARLAHIHGQLAEIRDALRNDDFERTFELAEHDSLSLAATTMTGPSGWVYWQPATLEIFDVVRDLRESGIPAYFSTDTGASVYVNTTAEHVDRVESAVVDCGVETRTWEAGGPARVLDESEALF, encoded by the coding sequence ATGAAAGCCACTGCGCGGGCACACCCGATCCAGGGGCTCGTGAAGTACCACGGGATGCGCGACGACGAACTCAGACTTCCCTATCACGACTCGATCAGCGTCTGCACCGCGCCGAGCAGCACCACGACGACCGTGGCGTTCGACGAATCGCTCGACGAGGATCGGTACGTCATCGACGGCGAAACGGTCGACGGGCGAGGTCGCGAGCGCATCGAAGCAGTCGTCTCGCACGTGCGCGAGCGCGCGGGAATCAGCAAGCACGTGCGCTTCGAGAGCGAGAACGACTTCCCGACGAACGTGGGCTTTGGCTCCTCCTCGTCGGGCTTCGCGGCGGCGGCGCGGGCGCTCTGTGCGGCGGCGGAACTCGATCTCTCGCTGCCGGAGATCTCGACGGTCGCGCGGCGCGGATCGGCCTCGGCTGCACGCGCAGTGACGGGTGGGTTTTCGGATCTCCACGCCGGGCTGAACGATACCGACTGTCGGTCAGAGCGCATCGAGAGCGGGCTCGAAGACGATCTCCGGATCGTGAGCGCACTCGTGCCCGCGTACAAGGAGACCGAGGAAGCCCACCGCGAGGCCGCCGACAGCCACATGTTCGAGGCACGCCTCGCCCATATTCATGGTCAGCTCGCCGAGATACGCGACGCGCTCCGAAACGACGATTTCGAGCGCACGTTCGAACTCGCCGAACACGACTCGCTCTCGCTCGCCGCGACAACGATGACCGGCCCCTCCGGCTGGGTCTACTGGCAGCCCGCGACGCTCGAAATCTTCGACGTGGTTCGCGATCTCCGCGAATCCGGTATTCCAGCCTACTTCTCGACCGACACCGGCGCGAGCGTCTACGTCAACACGACGGCCGAACACGTCGACCGCGTCGAGAGTGCCGTCGTCGACTGCGGCGTCGAAACTCGGACGTGGGAGGCCGGTGGCCCCGCACGCGTGCTCGACGAGTCGGAAGCGCTGTTCTGA
- a CDS encoding DUF7548 family protein, protein MDGSRVAPLVGIVGCGLVLLALLAPYLGADAGAIGIYYGDGAVNPLVAGLFAAVTVIVLAAGRSGRTDPATAAGVALVFGLVIAGVSLVWSLTVPESTVFQLSTTSLIEFHRWLLTLVSLVVPASGVWYARALALV, encoded by the coding sequence ATGGACGGGTCGCGGGTCGCCCCGCTTGTCGGCATCGTCGGCTGTGGTCTCGTTTTGCTGGCGCTTCTCGCACCGTATCTCGGTGCCGACGCCGGCGCGATCGGCATCTACTACGGCGACGGGGCGGTCAACCCGCTCGTCGCCGGGCTGTTCGCCGCGGTGACGGTGATCGTCCTCGCTGCCGGGCGCTCGGGGCGCACCGATCCCGCGACCGCCGCCGGCGTCGCGCTCGTGTTCGGCCTGGTGATCGCCGGGGTCTCGCTCGTCTGGAGCCTGACGGTGCCCGAGAGCACCGTCTTCCAGCTGTCGACCACCTCGCTCATCGAGTTCCATCGCTGGCTGCTGACCCTCGTCTCGCTCGTGGTTCCGGCCAGCGGCGTCTGGTACGCTCGCGCGCTCGCGCTCGTGTAG
- the nth gene encoding endonuclease III, which translates to MGTPLDSREAQATAVIDRLDAEYPDTTISLDFSDRFELLVAVILSAQCTDARVNETTDELFESYPSPEAFANAPQEELAEALNSITYYNNKASYIRESAQIVVEEYDGDVPDTMSELTELPGVGRKTANVVLQHGYDVVEGIVVDTHVQRLTRRLGLTEEQRPERIEEDLMEFVPAEHWQAFTHLFIDHGRATCTARNPECGDCVLEDICPSSKLDSPTDLASGEEWT; encoded by the coding sequence ATGGGCACGCCGCTCGATTCGCGTGAGGCACAGGCCACTGCTGTCATCGACCGTCTCGACGCGGAGTATCCGGACACGACCATCTCGCTCGATTTCTCGGATCGGTTCGAACTGCTCGTCGCGGTGATCCTCTCCGCACAGTGTACCGACGCGCGGGTCAACGAGACCACCGACGAGCTCTTCGAGAGCTACCCCTCGCCGGAAGCGTTCGCGAACGCGCCCCAGGAGGAGCTTGCCGAGGCGCTGAACTCGATCACCTACTACAACAACAAGGCGAGTTACATCCGCGAATCGGCACAGATCGTCGTCGAAGAGTACGACGGAGACGTTCCCGACACGATGAGCGAACTCACCGAACTGCCGGGTGTCGGCCGGAAGACGGCGAACGTCGTCCTCCAGCACGGCTACGACGTGGTGGAGGGGATCGTCGTCGACACGCACGTCCAGCGGCTGACGCGACGGCTCGGACTCACCGAGGAGCAGCGACCCGAGCGCATCGAGGAGGATCTGATGGAGTTCGTCCCCGCCGAACACTGGCAGGCGTTCACACATCTGTTCATCGACCACGGGCGGGCGACCTGCACGGCCCGCAACCCGGAGTGTGGGGACTGTGTACTCGAAGACATCTGTCCGTCGTCGAAGCTCGATTCGCCGACCGATCTCGCCAGCGGCGAGGAGTGGACATAG
- a CDS encoding cytochrome bc complex cytochrome b subunit has translation MTDTTDTDERNDATEEVAADGSGIVAPDDETPTWRERKERRQGLSRLTYEYFERSRREDQDLRTESSYVERDVLAFPTWPHEMIRNLSLTSFFVGLILFLAAALPPHLGAPADPSTTPAIILPDWYLYWSFGLLKLGPLNPDLAILGGQKLMKDATYGVLANLVVVGFIALVPFLNKGSARRPVEQPFWSAVGVFGVVFAVMVSGLSIKNLWPAWVNVHLLFDLTFLLPFVAGFITYGILKAMREGYMFELNRRYYRLRPPR, from the coding sequence ATGACAGACACTACCGACACGGACGAGAGAAACGACGCCACCGAGGAGGTCGCCGCCGACGGCTCGGGAATCGTCGCGCCGGACGACGAGACGCCGACGTGGCGCGAACGCAAGGAGCGCCGCCAGGGACTCTCGCGACTCACCTACGAGTATTTCGAGCGCTCCCGGCGCGAGGATCAGGATCTGCGAACGGAGTCGAGCTACGTCGAGCGTGACGTGCTCGCGTTCCCGACGTGGCCCCACGAGATGATCCGCAACCTCTCGCTGACGAGTTTCTTCGTCGGCCTGATCCTCTTTCTGGCGGCCGCGCTGCCGCCGCATCTCGGCGCGCCGGCCGATCCGTCGACGACGCCGGCGATCATCCTGCCCGACTGGTATCTCTACTGGTCGTTCGGCCTGCTGAAACTCGGGCCGCTGAACCCCGATCTCGCCATCCTCGGCGGCCAGAAGCTGATGAAGGACGCCACCTACGGCGTGCTCGCCAACCTGGTCGTCGTCGGGTTCATCGCCCTCGTGCCGTTCCTGAACAAGGGGAGCGCGCGTCGGCCCGTCGAGCAGCCGTTCTGGTCGGCCGTCGGCGTCTTCGGCGTCGTCTTCGCCGTAATGGTCAGCGGGCTGTCGATCAAGAACCTCTGGCCGGCGTGGGTGAACGTCCACCTGCTGTTCGACCTGACGTTCCTCCTGCCGTTCGTGGCTGGGTTCATCACCTACGGTATTCTGAAGGCGATGCGTGAGGGCTACATGTTCGAGCTCAACCGGCGGTATTACCGGCTGCGGCCACCGCGGTGA